The Natator depressus isolate rNatDep1 chromosome 8, rNatDep2.hap1, whole genome shotgun sequence genome window below encodes:
- the MYOZ3 gene encoding myozenin-3, with the protein MFPIMHSDHTQERKRQAIAIVREMAEDVPQLDLGKKVSIPQDLMVEELSLQTNRGSQLFQQRQKRVQKFILEHPTGYRASSSKMAAGGSHGMAEGDLAGRPDTWLSAEGQENYRTELHVAAAGQGTPPKVPKKTNKVIQMSKALNPEALAPGYSGPLKEVPPEKFNFTAIPKSYCSPWQEFLFSEDYRVESKSQLPELPRKPSHFELRSFNRTPTPFGGVLLNDMFTVPGLEMMAQTDTPNSLELVWNRPSFNRAPQGWVRILPETEEL; encoded by the exons ATGTTCCCAATCATGCATTCGGACCACACCCAAGAGAGAAAAAGGCAGGCGATTGCCATCGTGAGGGAGATGGCGGAAGATG TCCCCCAGCTGGACCTGGGGAAGAAGGTCAGCATCCCCCAGGATCTGATGGTGGAAGAGCTCTCTTTGCAGACAAACAGGGGGTCCCAGCTGTTCCAACAGAGGCAGAAGCGGGTGCAGAAGTTCATCTTGGAGCATCCTACTGGCTACAGAGCC AGCTCGAGCAAGATGGCAGCAGGTGGCTCACACGGCATGGCTGAGGGGGACCTGGCAGGAAGACCCGACACATGGCTG TCTGCTGAGGGCCAGGAGAACTATCGCACCGAGCTTCACGTGGCAGCAGCAGGCCAGGGGACCCCTCCCAAAGTGCCCAAGAAGACAAACAAAGTCATACAAATGAGTAAAGCCCTCAATCCCGAGGCCCTGGCCCCAG GCTACTCTGGACCGCTGAAAGAAGTCCCACCAGAGAAGTTCAACTTCACTGCCATCCCCAAGAGCTACTGTTCCCCTTGGCAGGAATTCCTCTTCAGTGAGGACTATCGGGTGGAGAGCAAGAGCCAGCTGCCTGAACTGCCCAGGAAACCCAGCCACTTCGAGTTGAGGAGCTTCAACAG GACTCCTACCCCATTTGGTGGAGTGCTACTCAATGACATGTTCACTGTGCCTGGGTTGGAGATGATGGCTCAGACAGACACCCCGAACAGCTTGGAGCTCGTCTGGAATAGACCCAGCTTTAACAGAGCACCCCAGGGCTGGGTACGGATTTTACCAGAGACAGAAGAGCTGTAA